From a single Paramormyrops kingsleyae isolate MSU_618 chromosome 14, PKINGS_0.4, whole genome shotgun sequence genomic region:
- the napba gene encoding N-ethylmaleimide-sensitive factor attachment protein, beta a isoform X2 gives MDNAGKEEEALRLMAEADKKMKSSTSFLGGMFGGSHKVEEACDMYARAANMFKMVKNWSAAGNAFRQVAKIHMQLQNKHDSASSFIDAGTAYKKVDPQEAINCLSASIDIYTDMGRFTIAARHHITIAEIYESEMVDVEKAIAHYEQAADYYKGEDSKSSANKCLVKVGFYSAQLEQYQKAIEIYEQVGTNCMDDPLMKHNAKEHFFKAALCHFIVDELNAKLALEKYEGMFPAFSDSRECKLLKV, from the exons ATGGATAACGCCGGTAAGGAAGAGGAAGCTCTTCGGCTTATGGCTGAAGCAGATAAGAAAATGAAGTCATCTACTTCATTTCTGGGAGGGATGTTTGG GGGGAGTCACAAGGTGGAGGAAGCCTGCGACATGTACGCCAGAGCCGCCAATATGTTTAAGATGGTCAAGAACTGGAGCG CTGCAGGAAATGCGTTCCGCCAAGTGGCCAAGATCCACATGCAGCTGCAGAATAAGCACGACTCCGCCAGCAGCTTCATCGATGCAGGCACCGCTTACAAGAAGGTCGACCCACAAG AGGCCATCAACTGTTTAAGTGCATCCATTGATATATATACAGACATG GGAAGGTTTACTATTGCTGCCAGACATCATATCACTATCGCCGAGATATATGAGTCTGAAATGGTGGACGTCGAAAAG GCAATCGCACACTATGAACAAGCAGCTGACTACTACAAGGGAGAAGATTCCAAAAG CTCAGCCAACAAATGTCTGGTGAAAGTGGGCTTTTACAGTGCCCAGTTGGAGCAGTACCAGAAGGCCATAGAAATATACGAACAG GTCGGAACTAATTGCATGGATGACCCACTGATGAAGCACAATGCAAAAGAACATTTCTTTAAGGCTGCCCTGTGCCATTTCATTGTGGATGAATTAAATGCAAAG CTCGCCCTGGAGAAGTATGAGGGAATGTTCCCAGCGTTTTCTGATTCAAGAGAATGCAAGCTTCTGAAGGTCT aA
- the napba gene encoding N-ethylmaleimide-sensitive factor attachment protein, beta a isoform X1, whose protein sequence is MDNAGKEEEALRLMAEADKKMKSSTSFLGGMFGGSHKVEEACDMYARAANMFKMVKNWSAAGNAFRQVAKIHMQLQNKHDSASSFIDAGTAYKKVDPQEAINCLSASIDIYTDMGRFTIAARHHITIAEIYESEMVDVEKAIAHYEQAADYYKGEDSKSSANKCLVKVGFYSAQLEQYQKAIEIYEQVGTNCMDDPLMKHNAKEHFFKAALCHFIVDELNAKLALEKYEGMFPAFSDSRECKLLKKLLEAHEEQNSEAFTEAVKEFDSISRIDQWLTTMLLRIKKTIQEDVGDMK, encoded by the exons ATGGATAACGCCGGTAAGGAAGAGGAAGCTCTTCGGCTTATGGCTGAAGCAGATAAGAAAATGAAGTCATCTACTTCATTTCTGGGAGGGATGTTTGG GGGGAGTCACAAGGTGGAGGAAGCCTGCGACATGTACGCCAGAGCCGCCAATATGTTTAAGATGGTCAAGAACTGGAGCG CTGCAGGAAATGCGTTCCGCCAAGTGGCCAAGATCCACATGCAGCTGCAGAATAAGCACGACTCCGCCAGCAGCTTCATCGATGCAGGCACCGCTTACAAGAAGGTCGACCCACAAG AGGCCATCAACTGTTTAAGTGCATCCATTGATATATATACAGACATG GGAAGGTTTACTATTGCTGCCAGACATCATATCACTATCGCCGAGATATATGAGTCTGAAATGGTGGACGTCGAAAAG GCAATCGCACACTATGAACAAGCAGCTGACTACTACAAGGGAGAAGATTCCAAAAG CTCAGCCAACAAATGTCTGGTGAAAGTGGGCTTTTACAGTGCCCAGTTGGAGCAGTACCAGAAGGCCATAGAAATATACGAACAG GTCGGAACTAATTGCATGGATGACCCACTGATGAAGCACAATGCAAAAGAACATTTCTTTAAGGCTGCCCTGTGCCATTTCATTGTGGATGAATTAAATGCAAAG CTCGCCCTGGAGAAGTATGAGGGAATGTTCCCAGCGTTTTCTGATTCAAGAGAATGCAAGCTTCTGAAG aAACTTCTGGAAGCCCATGAGGAACAGAACAGCGAGGCTTTCACTGAAGCT gTGAAGGAGTTTGACTCCATCTCCCGTATTGACCAGTGGCTGACTACTATGCTGCTGCGCATCAAGAAGACCATCCAGGAGGATGTTGGAGATATGAAGTGA
- the napba gene encoding N-ethylmaleimide-sensitive factor attachment protein, beta a isoform X3, with product MRSAKWPRSTCSCRISTTPPAASSMQAPLTRRSTHKGRFTIAARHHITIAEIYESEMVDVEKAIAHYEQAADYYKGEDSKSSANKCLVKVGFYSAQLEQYQKAIEIYEQVGTNCMDDPLMKHNAKEHFFKAALCHFIVDELNAKLALEKYEGMFPAFSDSRECKLLKKLLEAHEEQNSEAFTEAVKEFDSISRIDQWLTTMLLRIKKTIQEDVGDMK from the exons ATGCGTTCCGCCAAGTGGCCAAGATCCACATGCAGCTGCAGAATAAGCACGACTCCGCCAGCAGCTTCATCGATGCAGGCACCGCTTACAAGAAGGTCGACCCACAAG GGAAGGTTTACTATTGCTGCCAGACATCATATCACTATCGCCGAGATATATGAGTCTGAAATGGTGGACGTCGAAAAG GCAATCGCACACTATGAACAAGCAGCTGACTACTACAAGGGAGAAGATTCCAAAAG CTCAGCCAACAAATGTCTGGTGAAAGTGGGCTTTTACAGTGCCCAGTTGGAGCAGTACCAGAAGGCCATAGAAATATACGAACAG GTCGGAACTAATTGCATGGATGACCCACTGATGAAGCACAATGCAAAAGAACATTTCTTTAAGGCTGCCCTGTGCCATTTCATTGTGGATGAATTAAATGCAAAG CTCGCCCTGGAGAAGTATGAGGGAATGTTCCCAGCGTTTTCTGATTCAAGAGAATGCAAGCTTCTGAAG aAACTTCTGGAAGCCCATGAGGAACAGAACAGCGAGGCTTTCACTGAAGCT gTGAAGGAGTTTGACTCCATCTCCCGTATTGACCAGTGGCTGACTACTATGCTGCTGCGCATCAAGAAGACCATCCAGGAGGATGTTGGAGATATGAAGTGA